A DNA window from Vigna angularis cultivar LongXiaoDou No.4 chromosome 1, ASM1680809v1, whole genome shotgun sequence contains the following coding sequences:
- the LOC108340072 gene encoding uncharacterized protein LOC108340072 produces MEQERKRESESEKERVEGLPIKDSPYVQYKDLEDYKQQGYGTHGHQEPKTGRGAGATEGPTLSGSALSSQSQATATAANNHKGLP; encoded by the coding sequence ATGGAGcaggagagaaaaagagagagtgaATCAGAGAAAGAAAGGGTTGAAGGGCTTCCGATAAAGGACAGTCCCTACGTGCAATACAAGGATCTGGAGGATTATAAGCAACAGGGTTATGGGACGCATGGCCATCAAGAACCAAAGACAGGTCGTGGTGCTGGAGCTACTGAAGGACCCACTCTTTCTGGTTCTGCACTTTCCTCTCAGTCCCAAGCCACTGCTACTGCTGCAAATAATCACAAAGGACTTCCTTAG
- the LOC108334055 gene encoding probable membrane-associated kinase regulator 1 → MATSAIVQGKWNPIQEEEEDHEEEDQYQEEEEEEEEEEALSLSDLPINLNDQPSLQEQRSAANEATQEEFNFRSWGAPFSKQPEMCAADEVFFKGQILPLRVSFSSEAGLLATLSQSQPHYGKHFINESLDFPSNSSSSSRSSSLRSQNSSTSTASSATITTTKKVTTVPPRTKPRIRNQFHMHPSPKPQLRAPTPTQLSSLGNPGRKSTSAWGIFRLGVVPAPEIGLQDLKVRNRSNCVSRNSSSNSSSNNSAKSVKRSNRNKGNDGVLKQLVGKGGGLLSGCDCSFQTVQSNNMVMIKGGNGGGKSSNKTESIRHAAKEKVVELKKQRQKQGKKVTSRRRTFEWIKELHASHPGDDDDDEEALLSNA, encoded by the coding sequence ATGGCCACCTCAGCCATCGTCCAAGGAAAATGGAACCCtatccaagaagaggaagaagaccatgaagaagaagatcaatatcaagaagaagaagaagaagaagaagaagaagaagcattgTCGCTTTCCGATCTTCCAATCAACCTCAACGACCAACCGAGCCTCCAAGAACAACGCTCTGCTGCCAACGAAGCAACTCAAGAGGAATTCAATTTCCGCTCCTGGGGTGCTCCCTTTTCCAAACAACCCGAAATGTGTGCGGCGGATGAAGTTTTCTTCAAAGGCCAAATCCTCCCATTGCGTGTCTCCTTCAGCTCCGAGGCTGGCTTATTAGCCACACTATCTCAATCTCAACCACATTATGGTAAGCACTTTATCAACGAATCCTTGGATTTTCCGAGTAACAGTAGCAGTAGCAGTAGAAGCAGTAGTCTTCGAAGCCAAAACTCATCAACTAGCACCGCTAGCTCTGCTACCATCACAACCACAAAAAAGGTTACTACGGTACCTCCGAGAACGAAGCCCAGAATTCGAAACCAGTTTCATATGCACCCAAGTCCGAAGCCTCAGTTAAGGGCACCCACCCCAACACAATTATCAAGCTTGGGTAACCCAGGTAGAAAATCAACGTCAGCATGGGGAATTTTCCGTTTGGGTGTGGTCCCTGCTCCCGAGATAGGATTGCAAGACCTGAAGGTTCGCAACAGATCAAACTGTGTCAGTCGCAACAGTAGTAGCAacagcagcagcaacaacagTGCGAAAAGTGTGAAAAGAAGTAACAGGAACAAGGGAAATGATGGTGTTTTGAAACAGTTAGTGGGGAAAGGCGGTGGTCTATTGAGTGGTTGTGATTGTTCTTTCCAAACAGTGCAATCGAACAACATGGTCATGATAAAAGGTGGTAACGGTGGTGGTAAAAGTAGCAACAAGACAGAAAGCATAAGGCACGCCGCGAAAGAAAAAGTGGTGGAGTTGAAGAAGCAGAGGCAAAAGCAGGGAAAGAAGGTTACGTCACGTCGTCGAACGTTTGAATGGATAAAGGAACTTCATGCAAGTCACCCTGGTGATGATGACGACGATGAAGAGGCTTTGTTATCAAACGCATGA
- the LOC108337589 gene encoding probable esterase KAI2, with protein MGIVEEAHNVRIVGRGDQIVVLAHGFGTDQSVWKHLVPHLVDDYRVILYDNMGAGTTNPEYFDFDRYITIDGFVYDLLAILEELQVKSCIFVGHSLSAMVGLLASISHPHLFTKLILVSASPRFLNDSEYFGGFQPEDLNQLYEGIRSNYKAWCSGFAPLVIGGDMDSVAVQEFSRTLFNMRPDIALSLAQTIFEFDMRPILGLVTVPCHIIQSTKDLAAPVVVAEYLQLNLGGKTIVEVMPTEGHLPQLSAPDVVIPVLLNHIHHDLAEAK; from the exons ATGGGTATCGTGGAAGAGGCTCATAACGTGAGAATAGTTGGGAGGGGGGATCAAATCGTGGTTCTGGCTCATGGCTTTGGCACGGACCAATCTGTGTGGAAGCACCTCGTACCACACCTGGTTGATGATTACCGCGTGATTCTATACGACAACATGGGAGCTGGTACCACAAATCCAGAATACTTCGACTTTGACCGATATATCACAATTGATGGGTTTGTGTATGATTTACTGGCAATTTTGGAAGAGCTTCAGGTGAAATCTTGCATCTTTGTTGGTCACTCTCTTTCCGCTATGGTGGGCCTCCTCGCTTCCATCTCCCACCCTCATCTCTTCACTAAGCTCATCCTCGTCTCTGCCTCTCCAAG GTTTCTGAATGATTCGGAATACTTTGGAGGGTTTCAGCCAGAAGATCTGAATCAGCTCTACGAAGGTATCCGATCGAATTACAAAGCGTGGTGTTCAGGGTTCGCTCCTCTGGTGATAGGCGGCGACATGGACTCGGTGGCTGTGCAAGAGTTCAGCCGAACCCTATTCAACATGCGACCCGACATAGCCCTGAGTTTGGCGCAGACCATATTCGAGTTCGACATGAGGCCAATCCTGGGCCTCGTCACGGTGCCCTGCCACATCATTCAGAGCACCAAGGATTTGGCGGCGCCCGTTGTGGTGGCCGAATATCTGCAGCTGAATCTCGGCGGAAAGACCATCGTGGAGGTCATGCCAACGGAGGGTCACTTGCCGCAGCTGAGCGCCCCGGATGTGGTGATTCCGGTGCTTCTCAACCATATCCACCACGATTTGGCGGAGGCGAAATGA